From the genome of Anopheles moucheti chromosome 3, idAnoMoucSN_F20_07, whole genome shotgun sequence, one region includes:
- the LOC128302108 gene encoding serine/threonine-protein kinase Nek6-like isoform X2, whose protein sequence is MFRKYIVIKSIPYNSPDYAYKAVLKEHMILSQISHPRIIQYLGYFQTSDSWNIMLEFAEHGSLAAFLERRSDQRAFLNQHTVMMKFVDIADGLIYLHQKNVIHRDLKPANILISLDNRLKLADFGVSKIMHDNDFNRTIIGTPIYMAPEVARGKDYDYKSDVWALGIIFYELCMLEHPFVNCLGKSRKQKFRIPQIDYKGRGYSPSVQMLCDMMIQKDLSKRWTLENILKEFHVLQLINRTAT, encoded by the exons ATGTTTCGGAAG TACATCGTCATCAAAAGCATTCCTTACAACAGTCCTGACTATGCCTACAAGGCTGTTCTGAAAGAGCACATGATCCTTTCCCAAATCAGTCATCCACGAATCATACAATATCTGGGATACTTTCAAACATCCGACAGTTGGAATATTATGCTGGAGTTTGCAGAGCATGGCAGCTTGGCTGCTTTTCTCGAGCGACGGTCCGACCAAAGGGCTTTCCTGAATCAACACACCGTAATGATGAAATTTGTTGACATAGCAGACGGCCTTATTTATCTACATCAGAAAAATGTTATTCACCGTGACCTGAAACCTGCCAACATACTCATTTCTTTGGACAACAGACTGAAATTGGCTGACTTTGGCGTATCCAAAATTATGCACGACAACGACTTCAACCGGACTATCATTGGAACACCTATTTACATGGCACCCGAAGTAGCTCGTGGGAAAGATTACGATTACAAGAGCGATGTATGGGCATTGGGCATCATTTTCTACGAACTGTGCATGCTGGAACACCCCTTCGTGAATTGTCTCGGAAAGAGCCGGAAGCAGAAATTTCGCATACCACAAATTGATTACAAAGGACGTGGATATTCTCCCTCCGTGCAGATGCTATGTGATATGATGATACAGAAGGATCTGTCGAAGCGCTGGACGCTGGAGAACATTTTGAAGGAATTTCATGTGCTACAATTAATCAATCGTACCGCGACTTAA
- the LOC128303502 gene encoding pancreatic triacylglycerol lipase-like: MLSFLASSLLAISIICSVDPGLAGPLDALNWARMDNINLPWLPYENMTRCYGELGCLNITKEWYHLIFRPFNVFPLPRSVINTRFILYTEKNPTDGQLLQAEAKDTLMKSHFNPNWATKFIIHGFIDTPLSNWVSEMRDELITRGGLNVIVVDWAGGSLPLYTQATANTRLVGLEIAYLIRKLQEYRGLQPEDVHLIGHSLGAHTAAYAGERIPGLGRITGLDPAEPYFQGMGPIVRLDPSDATLVDVIHTDGRSVFRLEIPGYGMSHACGHLDFYPNNGKEQPGCALSQEGAATIPLTLIKDGIEEASRVLLACNHIRAIKLFIDSINGKCPYVAHRCPSYQHFLSGNCFKCTSGNCALMGYHASLPITTTRQNVSENDVISGSSSVPVAPQPGKYFLATGRDFPFCQRHYRFTVELAKPKVAEPWVQGHLTAGIFSERGALRNIDLTPKGTARLEHGTTYQVVVTNPHDLGDRIRKVELAWTHDMNVLEPTTLCLFWCNSHLYVKSIQVETMQMPSREKRNIEYPNKLCAPKREYADIASRGSYSFYDNCKR, from the exons ATGTTGAGCTTTCTAGCTTCATCATTATTAGCTATAAGCATCATCTGCTCGGTTGATCCCGGTCTGGCAGGTCCCCTGGATGCGCTTAACTGGGCCCGGATGGACAACATCAACCTTCCCTGGTTGCCGT ATGAGAATATGACACGATGTTACGGTGAGCTCGGTTGCCTGAACATCACCAAGGAATGGTACCATCTGATCTTCCGGCCGTTCAACGTATTCCCGCTGCCGCGCAGTGTCATCAACACACGCTTCATCTTGTACACCGAGAAGAATCCTACCGACGGACAGCTGCTGCAGGCGGAAGCAAAGGACACGCTGATGAAGTCACACTTCAATCCGAACTGGGCCACCAAGTTCATCATTCACGGGTTTATCGATACACCGCTCTCGAACTGGGTGTCTGAGATGCGCGACGAGCTGATCACGCGCGGTGGTCTGAATGTGATAGTGGTCGATTGGGCCGGTGGATCGTTGCCTCTCTACACGCAAGCGACGGCTAACACGCGTCTCGTCGGGCTAGAGATCGCCTATCTCATACGAAAGCTGCAAGAGTATCGAGGACTCCAACCCGAGGATGTCCATCTGATTGGCCATTCACTAGGAGCCCATACGGCAGCTTATGCCGGTGAACGAATTCCTGGGTTAGGACGCATCACAGGACTTGATCCGGCGGAACCGTACTTCCAAGGTATGGGACCAATTGTACGACTCGATCCTTCCGATGCTACGCTCGTCGATGTTATCCAcacggatggacgaagtgtGTTCCGGTTGGAAATTCCGGGGTACGGTATGTCACACGCCTGTGGCCATCTTGATTTCTATCCTAACAATGGTAAAGAGCAGCCGGGTTGTGCGTTATCTCAGGAAGGTGCCGCTACGATTCCACTGACACTCATCAAGGACGGTATTGAGGAAGCGTCCCGAGTTCTGCTCGCGTGTAATCATATCCGGGCGATCAAGCTGTTTATCGATAGTATCAACGGCAAATGTCCTTATGTTG CACATCGATGTCCATCCTATCAACATTTCCTCAGCGGTAACTGCTTCAAGTGCACCTCGGGTAATTGTGCTTTGATGGGCTATCATGCCTCTCTGCCCATCACAACTACCAGGCAAAACGTGTCGGAGAACGATGTCATCAGTGGATCCTCCAGTGTACCGGTAGCACCGCAACCGGGAAAGTATTTCCTTGCCACGGGACGCGATTTCCCATTCTGCC AGCGCCACTATCGCTTTACAGTCGAGTTGGCTAAACCGAAGGTGGCTGAACCGTGGGTGCAGGGCCATCTGACGGCCGGCATCTTTTCCGAGCGTGGCGCTTTGCGAAACATTGATCTGACTCCGAAAGGAACGGCTCGGTTGGAGCATGGTACGACGTACCAGGTGGTAGTCACCAACCCACACGATCTCGGTGATCGTATACGCAAAGTTGAGCTAGCCTGGACACACGACATGAACGTGCTGGAACCGACCACCTTGTGTCTGTTCTGGTGTAACAGCCATCTGTACGTGAAGTCGATACAGGTTGAAACGATGCAAATGCCCTCTAGAGA AAAAAGGAACATTGAATATCCGAACAAACTGTGCGCACCGAAACGCGAATACGCCGACATTGCTAGCCGCGGTTCCTATTCGTTCTATGACAACTGCAAACGGTAA
- the LOC128302109 gene encoding probable U2 small nuclear ribonucleoprotein A' isoform X1, with amino-acid sequence MVKLTPDLINQSMQYMNPCRDRELDLRGYKIPQIENMGATLDQFDTIDFSDNDIRKLDGFPRLPRLKCLLLNNNRIVRIGENIQESLPNLQSVILTGNNIQELSDLEPLAKLPYLETLSLLTNPVSTKQHYREYVAVRFPNLRLLDFRKIRQKEREAATQFFKTKKGKEVLKEIARKSKQMLPPEAAGTASPEKQAVHNASPEEIQILREALRSAKTLSEVERLNRMLQSGQITGDILNGNDIPFSQS; translated from the exons ATGGTGAAACTAACGCCTGATTTGATAAACCAGTCCATGCAGTACATGAACCCATGTCGTGACCGAGAGCTGGATTTACGTG GATACAAAATTCCGCAAATTGAGAATATGGGTGCTACCTTGGATCAGTTTGACACGATTGACTTTTCCGATAATGATATTCGTAAGTTGGACGGATTCCCGCGTCTTCCCAGACTGAAATGTCTGCTTCTGAACAACAACCGAATTGT AAGAATAGGCGAAAATATCCAAGAATCGCTCCCCAACCTTCAAAGCGTTATTCTGACAGGGAATAACATTCAGGAGTTGTCTGACTTGGAACCGCTAGCAAAATTACCATATTTGGAGACGCTCAGTTTGTTAACGAATCCTGTCTCGACCAAGCAGCACTATCGTGAGTATGTTGCTGTTCGTTTCCCTAATCTACGGTTGTTAGATTTCCGTAAGATCCGACAAAAGGAACGTGAAGCGGCTACGCAATTCTTCAAGACCAAGAAAGGTAAAGAAGTTCTCAAGGAAATTGCCCGGAAATCGAAACAGATGTTACCACCTGAAGCAGCCGGTACGGCATCGCCCGAAAAGCAAGCTGTCCACAACGCCAGTCCAGAAGAAATTCAAATACTGAGAGAAGCCCTCCGGAGCGCCAAAACTTTGTCGGAAGTGGAACGGCTCAATCGTATGCTACAATCTGGTCAGATAACCGGCGACATTTTGAACGGTAACGATATTCCTTTCTCTCAATCTTAG
- the LOC128302108 gene encoding serine/threonine-protein kinase Nek6-like isoform X1: MDKFSYSALHLHKILAEGCFGSSIGLYQYHNQYIVIKSIPYNSPDYAYKAVLKEHMILSQISHPRIIQYLGYFQTSDSWNIMLEFAEHGSLAAFLERRSDQRAFLNQHTVMMKFVDIADGLIYLHQKNVIHRDLKPANILISLDNRLKLADFGVSKIMHDNDFNRTIIGTPIYMAPEVARGKDYDYKSDVWALGIIFYELCMLEHPFVNCLGKSRKQKFRIPQIDYKGRGYSPSVQMLCDMMIQKDLSKRWTLENILKEFHVLQLINRTAT, from the exons ATGGACAAGTTTAGTTATTCAGCTTTACATTTACACAAAATCCTTGCTGAAGGATGTTTCGGAAG TTCCATAGGGTTATACCAATATCACAATCAGTACATCGTCATCAAAAGCATTCCTTACAACAGTCCTGACTATGCCTACAAGGCTGTTCTGAAAGAGCACATGATCCTTTCCCAAATCAGTCATCCACGAATCATACAATATCTGGGATACTTTCAAACATCCGACAGTTGGAATATTATGCTGGAGTTTGCAGAGCATGGCAGCTTGGCTGCTTTTCTCGAGCGACGGTCCGACCAAAGGGCTTTCCTGAATCAACACACCGTAATGATGAAATTTGTTGACATAGCAGACGGCCTTATTTATCTACATCAGAAAAATGTTATTCACCGTGACCTGAAACCTGCCAACATACTCATTTCTTTGGACAACAGACTGAAATTGGCTGACTTTGGCGTATCCAAAATTATGCACGACAACGACTTCAACCGGACTATCATTGGAACACCTATTTACATGGCACCCGAAGTAGCTCGTGGGAAAGATTACGATTACAAGAGCGATGTATGGGCATTGGGCATCATTTTCTACGAACTGTGCATGCTGGAACACCCCTTCGTGAATTGTCTCGGAAAGAGCCGGAAGCAGAAATTTCGCATACCACAAATTGATTACAAAGGACGTGGATATTCTCCCTCCGTGCAGATGCTATGTGATATGATGATACAGAAGGATCTGTCGAAGCGCTGGACGCTGGAGAACATTTTGAAGGAATTTCATGTGCTACAATTAATCAATCGTACCGCGACTTAA
- the LOC128302109 gene encoding probable U2 small nuclear ribonucleoprotein A' isoform X2, with translation MVKLTPDLINQSMQYMNPCRDRELDLRGYKIPQIENMGATLDQFDTIDFSDNDIRKLDGFPRLPRLKCLLLNNNRIVRIGENIQESLPNLQSVILTGNNIQELSDLEPLAKLPYLETLSLLTNPVSTKQHYREYVAVRFPNLRLLDFRKIRQKEREAATQFFKTKKGKEVLKEIARKSKQMLPPEAAGTASPEKQAVHNASPEEIQILREALRSAKTLSEVERLNRMLQSGQITGDILNGNNGSEAD, from the exons ATGGTGAAACTAACGCCTGATTTGATAAACCAGTCCATGCAGTACATGAACCCATGTCGTGACCGAGAGCTGGATTTACGTG GATACAAAATTCCGCAAATTGAGAATATGGGTGCTACCTTGGATCAGTTTGACACGATTGACTTTTCCGATAATGATATTCGTAAGTTGGACGGATTCCCGCGTCTTCCCAGACTGAAATGTCTGCTTCTGAACAACAACCGAATTGT AAGAATAGGCGAAAATATCCAAGAATCGCTCCCCAACCTTCAAAGCGTTATTCTGACAGGGAATAACATTCAGGAGTTGTCTGACTTGGAACCGCTAGCAAAATTACCATATTTGGAGACGCTCAGTTTGTTAACGAATCCTGTCTCGACCAAGCAGCACTATCGTGAGTATGTTGCTGTTCGTTTCCCTAATCTACGGTTGTTAGATTTCCGTAAGATCCGACAAAAGGAACGTGAAGCGGCTACGCAATTCTTCAAGACCAAGAAAGGTAAAGAAGTTCTCAAGGAAATTGCCCGGAAATCGAAACAGATGTTACCACCTGAAGCAGCCGGTACGGCATCGCCCGAAAAGCAAGCTGTCCACAACGCCAGTCCAGAAGAAATTCAAATACTGAGAGAAGCCCTCCGGAGCGCCAAAACTTTGTCGGAAGTGGAACGGCTCAATCGTATGCTACAATCTGGTCAGATAACCGGCGACATTTTGAACG GTAATAATGGTTCAGAAGCCGACTAA
- the LOC128304064 gene encoding uncharacterized protein LOC128304064, whose amino-acid sequence MELMNSEAKPKSASNLQKEELVLIFEEYQQKGKLENLDDSKERQKFWMEATQRLNKIDGGTVKSCSKWVKYWADVLINLRRKCRLVVEGRSKRIGPTPFEVRIMRVGNLYDVLEQWTKAVENGSEMSTMQNVEEEYYPEDTGVQKEEIVVENYSEDPLDEEFVATFAKPVEETAQHGITTQLHIRKHSGEVYKPLVNPPQTEYVELTTLHNATSEFLRPKGTVTIGQPQARLKENLKRTTEKLETVMKKRKIDDSQFAIAQALTNMSSAILALSNSLNDLAHALANGTMQ is encoded by the exons ATGGAACTGATGAACTCCGAGGCA AAACCGAAATCGGCATCGAATTTGCAGAAAGAGGAGCTTGTGCTGATATTCGAAGAATATCAACAAAAGGGCAAGCTGGAAAACCTGGACGACAGCAAGGAACGTCAAAAGTTCTGGATGGAGGCGACACAACGGTTGAACAAGATCGACGGTGGTACGGTTAAGTCATGCTCGAAATGGGTAAAATATTGGGCGGACGTGCTCATAAACCTGCGTCGGAAATGTCGGCTAGTGGTGGAGGGCCGGTCCAAGCGGATCGGGCCCACTCCGTTCGAGGTACGCATCATGCGCGTCGGCAACCTGTACGATGTGCTAGAACAGTGGACAAAGGCGGTAGAGAATGGTAGCGAGATGAGCACGATGCAGAACGTCGAAGAGGAGTACTACCCGGAGGACACCGGCgtgcaaaaggaagaaatagTGGTGGAAAACTACTCGGAAGATCCGCTGGACGAAGAGTTTGTGGCTACCTTTGCCAAACCGGTCGAAGAGACCGCCCAACACGGTATCACCACACAGTTGCACATACGAAAACATTCGGGCGAAGTGTACAAGCCACTGGTCAATCCGCCTCAAACTGAGTACGTGGAGCTGACGACCCTGCATAATGCGACGAGTGAGTTTTTACGACCCAAAGGTACCGTCACCATAGGGCAACCACAGGCCCGACTGAAGGAGAATCTGAAACGCACTACCGAGAAGCTAGAAACCGTGATGAAGAAGCGGAAAATTGATGATTCCCAGTTTGCCATTGCCCAGGCGCTCACGAACATGTCCTCCGCCATACTGGCCCTGTCGAACAGTCTCAACGATTTGGCACACGCACTCGCGAACGGCACCATGCAGTGA